One region of Dehalococcoidales bacterium genomic DNA includes:
- a CDS encoding ABC transporter substrate-binding protein, whose amino-acid sequence MKRKAIWFLLSSLMVAALVLSSCQSAAVEEKKTTETVTGQVTEKGTPTVEEKEETTAVVEEKGPEMVLDSMGHLKEKPQYGGTITFISASGSPTQLLDPVNTTRSAVSQVNTYSQLGTADWSRGPQGTGENPFTSTYVADPFIMGDLAESWEIVDLATMNIKLRENVYWQNRPPMNGRQFVASDVEYSYERARTDPRSTAYLAPDYVRDPTIPPFYTEHDKFNFTLVYEVPSTRMFHGIMGWMTMQPREVVELVGNCEDPNFQVGTGPWMLDDAVTDSSLTWSRNPNYHHFDPFFPENRLPYADKLQMIVIPDTATQLAALRTYKTDWQSVPSDKVIGMQKSNPELNMVMLLPENSATIFTRTDILPFSDKRVRQAVSMAIDQPAILEDYYEGRAYLLTWPVMPSFADHYTPLEELPANSQLLYGYNPEEAKALLAEAGYPNGFATDCQVSAAWPIGIELMSLIQSWLADVGIDMTIDVVESTTFGNQLWVRSFPGMSFITWGNNGIDDAFGWANGGWVGLDGTRSVYAFGNVIDDVAQARYEELIVTVDQAEQSRIRKEQCLHEIDECWEIPIPTAAIYRFWVPWMKGYVGERSVGPEDVNDTGVLRYVWIDQDLKFEMTGQKD is encoded by the coding sequence TTTTGTCATCCTGCCAATCAGCAGCGGTTGAGGAGAAGAAAACAACAGAAACAGTTACGGGGCAGGTCACAGAGAAAGGAACCCCCACAGTAGAAGAGAAAGAGGAAACTACGGCCGTTGTTGAGGAAAAGGGACCGGAGATGGTCCTGGACTCTATGGGTCACCTGAAGGAGAAACCTCAATACGGTGGCACCATCACCTTCATCTCAGCCAGCGGTTCACCGACACAGCTCCTCGACCCGGTAAATACGACCCGTTCCGCGGTCAGCCAGGTTAACACCTATTCGCAACTGGGCACCGCCGACTGGTCAAGGGGACCACAGGGTACCGGTGAAAACCCGTTCACGTCCACGTATGTTGCCGACCCATTTATCATGGGTGATTTGGCCGAGAGCTGGGAGATTGTCGACCTGGCAACCATGAACATCAAGCTCCGTGAGAACGTCTACTGGCAGAACCGCCCGCCGATGAACGGACGGCAGTTCGTCGCCAGTGACGTTGAGTATTCATATGAACGAGCACGGACTGACCCGCGCAGCACGGCCTACCTGGCACCGGACTATGTGCGGGACCCGACAATTCCGCCTTTCTACACCGAGCACGACAAATTCAACTTCACGCTCGTGTACGAAGTACCAAGCACGCGCATGTTTCACGGTATCATGGGCTGGATGACCATGCAGCCGCGCGAAGTGGTTGAGCTAGTTGGCAACTGTGAGGACCCGAACTTCCAGGTCGGCACCGGCCCATGGATGCTGGATGATGCCGTTACCGACAGCTCGCTGACCTGGAGCAGGAACCCCAACTACCACCACTTCGACCCCTTCTTCCCCGAGAACAGGCTGCCCTATGCCGACAAGCTCCAGATGATTGTGATACCCGACACAGCCACCCAGCTGGCAGCACTGCGTACCTACAAGACCGACTGGCAGTCCGTCCCCTCCGACAAGGTGATAGGCATGCAGAAATCAAACCCCGAACTGAACATGGTAATGCTGCTGCCGGAAAACAGCGCTACGATATTCACACGCACCGACATCTTGCCCTTCAGCGACAAGCGGGTACGGCAGGCAGTCTCCATGGCGATAGACCAGCCGGCCATCCTGGAGGACTACTACGAGGGTCGGGCCTACCTGCTCACCTGGCCGGTAATGCCCTCCTTCGCCGACCACTACACGCCACTGGAGGAGCTGCCGGCAAATAGCCAGTTGCTCTACGGATATAATCCGGAAGAAGCCAAAGCATTGCTGGCCGAAGCAGGTTACCCGAACGGCTTCGCCACCGACTGCCAGGTCTCGGCTGCCTGGCCGATCGGCATCGAGTTGATGTCCCTGATCCAGAGCTGGCTCGCCGATGTCGGCATCGACATGACGATAGACGTGGTGGAATCCACCACCTTCGGCAACCAGCTGTGGGTGAGGTCCTTCCCCGGAATGAGTTTCATTACCTGGGGCAACAACGGCATCGATGATGCCTTCGGATGGGCTAACGGCGGATGGGTTGGTCTAGATGGGACACGCTCCGTCTACGCTTTCGGTAACGTCATCGACGACGTCGCCCAGGCAAGATACGAGGAGCTCATAGTGACCGTAGACCAGGCAGAGCAGTCCAGGATTCGCAAGGAACAATGCCTCCATGAAATAGACGAATGCTGGGAGATTCCGATACCGACAGCCGCCATCTACCGGTTCTGGGTACCATGGATGAAGGGCTACGTCGGTGAGAGGAGTGTCGGCCCTGAGGACGTCAACGACACCGGTGTACTCCGGTATGTCTGGATAGACCAGGACCTCAAGTTCGAGATGACCGGCCAGAAGGACTAG
- a CDS encoding carbon-nitrogen hydrolase family protein, whose amino-acid sequence MSTIRVALLQMTPCADDQAANQSKGDLFSRRAREMGADIALFPEMWNIGYTWPDANRQEERLRWQAKAISRDHPFVLHFRELARELQMSIALTYLEQWPGAPRNSVSIIDRHGDIVMTYAKVHTCDFDREATCTPGEGFYVCTLDTKNGVVQVGSMICYDREFPESARILMLKGAEIILTPNACTLDDTRIDQFKTRAFENMVGVAMTNYAVPQQNGHSVAFNAVFYDKDGEPVNPLIIEAGEEEGVYLADFNLAEIRSYRECETWGNAFRKPRLYELLISPEVTYPFIHRSSRR is encoded by the coding sequence ATGAGCACTATCAGAGTTGCCTTGCTACAGATGACTCCCTGCGCCGACGACCAGGCTGCCAACCAGTCAAAGGGAGACCTGTTCAGCAGGCGCGCCCGTGAGATGGGAGCGGACATCGCTCTCTTCCCGGAGATGTGGAATATTGGTTATACATGGCCTGATGCTAATCGGCAAGAAGAACGATTACGCTGGCAGGCAAAAGCTATTAGTCGTGACCACCCATTCGTACTACACTTTCGGGAGCTAGCCCGAGAGCTTCAGATGTCCATTGCTCTCACCTACCTTGAGCAGTGGCCGGGTGCTCCCAGAAACTCGGTTTCCATTATTGACAGGCACGGGGATATTGTCATGACCTATGCCAAGGTACACACCTGTGACTTCGACAGGGAAGCTACCTGCACTCCCGGAGAAGGCTTTTACGTTTGCACACTGGACACAAAGAATGGAGTGGTACAGGTCGGATCGATGATATGCTACGACCGGGAATTCCCGGAGAGCGCCCGAATACTGATGCTGAAAGGTGCTGAAATCATACTAACACCTAACGCCTGCACTCTGGACGACACACGTATCGACCAATTCAAGACACGCGCCTTTGAAAACATGGTCGGTGTTGCCATGACCAATTACGCTGTACCGCAACAGAACGGTCATTCCGTGGCATTCAACGCCGTGTTCTACGATAAAGACGGTGAACCAGTTAACCCACTTATTATAGAAGCCGGTGAAGAGGAAGGCGTCTATCTTGCCGATTTCAACCTGGCAGAAATACGCTCCTATCGAGAGTGTGAGACATGGGGAAACGCCTTTAGAAAACCCCGCTTATATGAACTCCTGATTTCACCGGAGGTCACGTATCCCTTCATCCACCGCAGTTCAAGACGGTAG
- a CDS encoding acyl-CoA dehydrogenase family protein: MLEIETNLTDEQKALRTEARRFFMNVLRPAAVELDKLADPADVIAGDSIFWDVLRQAKELGYHKRSYPEAVGGLGHSDALAGAMIAEEMGYAAADLAIAIGAGGFPYNFAMFSPYPEIQDITRQYCADTDGKMIGCWAITEPDHGSDWLLIGEQSRNPKLAPQLRAIPDGDGYVLNGQKAAWVSNGTIATHAALFFNIDPALGMEGNGIAVIPLDLPGITRGVPLDKLGQRALNQGEIFFDNVRIAKENVICSDPMTYTMLSEQTLAAANAGMGNTFVGCAQAALDEALQYARQRVQGGKVIFEHQSVKARLFEMFTLVEAARSLSRRVSVYNSQAQPAAVHYSIASKIFATETAFKVASMAIQIFGGIGLSKESVIEKIFRDARAAMVEDGVNETLALGGAEKLRD; encoded by the coding sequence TTGCTCGAGATAGAAACCAACCTTACCGACGAACAGAAAGCCCTTCGTACCGAGGCCAGGAGATTCTTCATGAATGTCCTCCGACCGGCCGCCGTTGAGCTGGACAAACTCGCCGACCCTGCAGACGTCATTGCCGGGGACTCCATCTTCTGGGATGTCCTCCGCCAGGCCAAGGAACTCGGGTATCACAAGAGGAGCTACCCCGAGGCGGTCGGCGGACTGGGCCATAGTGATGCGCTGGCCGGAGCCATGATTGCCGAGGAAATGGGATACGCCGCCGCCGACCTGGCCATCGCCATAGGCGCGGGTGGTTTCCCGTACAATTTCGCCATGTTCTCTCCATACCCGGAGATACAGGACATAACACGCCAGTACTGTGCCGATACCGATGGCAAGATGATTGGCTGCTGGGCAATCACCGAACCGGACCACGGCTCGGACTGGCTGCTCATTGGCGAGCAGTCCAGGAACCCGAAGTTAGCGCCCCAGTTACGTGCCATCCCCGATGGTGACGGGTACGTACTCAACGGGCAGAAGGCCGCCTGGGTCAGTAACGGCACCATCGCCACTCACGCCGCCCTCTTCTTCAACATCGACCCCGCGCTGGGTATGGAAGGTAACGGGATAGCCGTAATCCCCCTGGACCTGCCCGGTATCACACGTGGCGTACCACTGGACAAGCTGGGACAGCGGGCACTCAACCAGGGGGAAATCTTCTTCGATAATGTACGCATAGCCAAGGAAAACGTTATCTGCTCTGACCCGATGACCTATACAATGCTATCGGAGCAAACCCTGGCCGCGGCCAACGCCGGCATGGGAAACACCTTCGTCGGTTGTGCTCAGGCCGCCCTCGATGAAGCACTACAGTACGCCCGGCAGAGGGTACAGGGTGGCAAGGTCATCTTTGAGCACCAGAGCGTCAAGGCCCGGCTCTTTGAGATGTTCACCCTGGTGGAAGCAGCCCGCTCGCTTTCCCGCCGGGTATCGGTCTACAACAGCCAGGCTCAGCCGGCGGCCGTTCACTACTCCATCGCCTCCAAAATATTCGCCACCGAGACCGCCTTCAAGGTTGCCAGCATGGCCATCCAGATATTCGGCGGAATCGGTCTCTCCAAGGAGTCGGTAATCGAGAAGATATTCCGCGACGCCCGGGCCGCCATGGTTGAGGACGGCGTCAACGAGACCCTGGCCCTGGGCGGTGCCGAGAAGCTGCGCGATTAG